From Virgibacillus ihumii, the proteins below share one genomic window:
- the xylB gene encoding xylulokinase yields the protein MKYVIGIDLGTSAVKLLLVNKHGNVIQEISKEYPLIQERSGYSEQDPHVWVDQTVAGLTDLLQDFNGDPKDIEGISFSGQMHGLVLLDEENEVLRNAILWNDTRTTNQCRQIYHAVGEERLLEIAKNPALEGFTLPKLLWVKEHELALFRKAKKFILPKDYLRYKLTGQLHMEYSDAAGTLLLDIRKKEWSKEICALVDIDSTICPPLVDSHAEIGKISFETAVSTGLSETTRIFAGGADNACGAIGSGILEDGRTLCSVGTSGVVLSYEESDDKDFQGRVHYFNHGAPDAFYTMGVTLSAGNSLSWFKDVFAADESFEDLVSEAGTVPVGANGLLFTPYLAGERTPHADASIRASFVGMDVSHQRQDFVRAVLEGITFSLNESIHIFRNNGKVIDSIVSIGGGAKNEVWLQIQADIFNAKIIKLSSEQGPGMGATMLAAYGCGWFDSLSECADEFLKIESTYTPDRDRAERYKKLFEIYQEVYGQTKAMNEKLVEFRN from the coding sequence ATGAAATATGTAATCGGGATCGATTTGGGAACGAGTGCGGTTAAGCTTTTGCTGGTTAATAAACATGGCAACGTTATACAGGAAATTTCCAAAGAATATCCGTTAATTCAGGAAAGAAGCGGATACAGTGAACAAGATCCTCACGTATGGGTGGACCAGACAGTTGCAGGATTGACTGACTTGCTTCAAGATTTCAACGGTGACCCGAAGGATATTGAAGGAATCAGTTTTTCCGGACAAATGCACGGACTCGTTCTTCTGGATGAAGAAAATGAGGTGCTGCGGAATGCGATTCTTTGGAATGATACACGGACAACTAATCAATGCCGTCAGATTTACCATGCTGTTGGCGAAGAACGATTGCTGGAAATTGCGAAAAACCCTGCTTTGGAAGGATTCACGTTACCAAAGCTGTTATGGGTGAAAGAACATGAGCTTGCTTTGTTTCGGAAAGCAAAGAAATTTATTTTACCAAAGGATTACTTGCGGTATAAACTGACAGGTCAATTGCACATGGAATATTCTGATGCTGCCGGAACGTTGTTGTTGGATATTCGAAAAAAAGAGTGGAGTAAAGAGATCTGTGCGTTGGTGGACATTGATTCGACTATTTGCCCGCCATTAGTAGATTCCCATGCTGAGATTGGGAAAATAAGCTTTGAAACTGCGGTATCGACTGGTCTGTCGGAAACAACCCGGATTTTTGCCGGTGGAGCGGACAATGCTTGTGGTGCCATTGGTTCAGGAATATTGGAAGATGGAAGAACCCTTTGCAGTGTTGGCACATCAGGTGTTGTGCTTTCCTATGAGGAAAGTGATGATAAAGATTTTCAGGGACGTGTCCATTACTTTAATCATGGTGCTCCCGATGCCTTTTATACGATGGGGGTTACCCTATCAGCAGGCAATAGCCTCAGCTGGTTTAAAGATGTCTTTGCCGCAGATGAGTCATTTGAGGATTTGGTTTCTGAAGCGGGAACAGTCCCTGTTGGAGCAAACGGATTATTGTTCACGCCTTATTTGGCAGGGGAAAGAACGCCTCATGCAGACGCTTCGATTCGGGCAAGTTTTGTCGGTATGGATGTATCACACCAGCGACAAGACTTTGTTCGGGCAGTTCTTGAAGGGATTACTTTCTCCTTGAATGAATCGATTCATATTTTCCGTAATAATGGAAAAGTAATTGATTCCATTGTTTCGATTGGCGGCGGCGCAAAGAACGAGGTGTGGCTACAAATTCAGGCAGATATTTTTAACGCAAAAATTATTAAACTTTCAAGTGAGCAAGGCCCGGGAATGGGAGCAACAATGCTGGCAGCATATGGATGTGGATGGTTTGATTCATTAAGTGAATGTGCGGATGAATTTTTGAAAATAGAAAGCACGTATACGCCGGATAGGGATCGTGCAGAAAGATATAAGAAGCTATTTGAAATCTATCAGGAAGTATATGGACAGACGAAAGCGATGAACGAAAAACTTGTGGAATTTCGGAATTAA